In the Alteromonas sp. M12 genome, one interval contains:
- the rpoC gene encoding DNA-directed RNA polymerase subunit beta', whose amino-acid sequence MKDLLKFLKQQNKTEEFDNIRIGLASPDMVRSWSFGEVKKPETINYRTFKPERDGLFCARIFGPVKDYECLCGKYKRLKHRGVICEKCGVEVTLTKVRRERMGHIELASPVAHIWFLKSLPSRIGLMLDMTLRDIERVLYFESYVVTEPGMTTLERSQLLTEEEYLDSLEEHGDEFDAKMGAEAVFELLKVLDVDADVVAMREELPSINSETKRKKITKRLKLLESFQQSGNKPEWMIMTVLPVLPPDLRPLVPLDGGRFATSDLNDLYRRVINRNNRLKRLLDLAAPDIIVRNEKRMLQEAVDALLDNGRRGRAITGSNKRPLKSLADMIKGKQGRFRQNLLGKRVDYSGRSVITVGPTLRLHQCGLPKKMALELFKPFIYGKLEGRGLATTIKAAKKLVEREAPEVWDVLDDVIREHPVLLNRAPTLHRLGIQAFEPILIEGKAIQLHPLVCAAYNADFDGDQMAVHVPLTIEAQLEARALMMSTNNILSPANGEPIIVPSQDVVLGLYYLTRDRVNGLGEGMVFTSPHEAEKAYRTGNAELHARVKVRITEYDVDADGNKQEKVTLTDTTVGRAIFSLILPKGLPFEIINQAMGKKQISRLLNACYRVLGLKDTVIAADQIMYTGFHYAMIAGASVGIDDMVIPDAKKDIIEAAEEEVFEIQEQFQSGLVTAGERYNKVIDIWSRANEDVAKAMMSNLSKESVKNRDGEMEEQDSFNSVFMMADSGARGSAAQIRQLAGMRGLMAKPDGSIIETPITANFREGLNVLQYFISTHGARKGLADTALKTANSGYLTRRLVDVAQDLVINTEDCGTFEGVKMTPLIEGGDVVEPLRERVLGRVVAEDVIKPGTNEILVERNTLLDEGLVDMLEVNSVDQILVRSVITCDNDFGVCARCYGRDLARGHMVGFGESVGVIAAQSIGEPGTQLTMRTFHIGGAASRASAENSVQVKTTGTLKLHNAKYVRNADDKVVIVSRSTELTVIDDQGREKERYKVPYGAILSVDDNAAISAGDVIANWDPHSHPIITERKAKISFADVDDSNTEMQQDELTGLTRIVVKDLTKANAKEPKLILESDEVGLQEIRLPSFTTIEASDGMMAREGDVLARIPQESSKTRDITGGLPRVADLFEARKPKEPAILAEVSGTIGFGKETKGKKRLVITPKEGDHYEEMIPKWRQLNVFEGESVEKGEVIADGPESPHDILRLRGISAVANYIVNEVQEVYRLQGVKINDKHIEVVIRQMLRKCLITHPGDTQFLEGEQVEVANVRVANREIEKQGKIPAQYETQLLGITKASLSTESFISAASFQETTRVLTEAAVQGKEDELRGLKENVIVGRLIPAGTGFSYHQNRAKMKQAAKMVEETSVSASEAELALTEALNAEAGDSSNNE is encoded by the coding sequence GTGAAAGACTTATTAAAGTTTCTTAAGCAACAGAACAAAACCGAAGAGTTCGATAATATTCGAATCGGTCTTGCTTCTCCGGACATGGTCCGTTCGTGGTCTTTTGGTGAGGTTAAGAAACCTGAAACCATTAACTACCGTACGTTCAAACCAGAGCGCGATGGCCTTTTCTGTGCCCGTATTTTTGGTCCGGTAAAAGACTATGAGTGTTTGTGTGGTAAATACAAACGCCTTAAACACCGTGGTGTGATTTGTGAAAAATGTGGCGTTGAAGTTACATTAACTAAAGTACGTCGTGAGCGTATGGGTCATATCGAATTGGCTAGCCCGGTCGCGCATATTTGGTTCTTGAAATCATTGCCGTCTCGGATTGGTTTGATGTTAGATATGACATTGCGTGATATCGAACGTGTACTTTATTTCGAATCTTATGTTGTAACCGAACCCGGTATGACAACCCTAGAGCGTTCTCAACTTTTAACTGAAGAAGAATACTTAGATTCTTTGGAAGAACATGGTGATGAATTCGACGCTAAAATGGGTGCTGAGGCAGTATTCGAATTACTTAAAGTATTAGATGTTGATGCTGATGTAGTCGCAATGCGTGAAGAATTGCCTAGCATCAATTCTGAAACTAAGCGTAAGAAAATTACTAAACGTTTGAAATTGCTTGAATCATTCCAACAATCAGGTAACAAGCCTGAGTGGATGATCATGACTGTATTACCCGTTTTACCACCGGATTTACGTCCATTGGTACCACTAGATGGCGGTCGTTTTGCAACTTCAGATTTGAACGATTTATATCGTCGTGTAATCAACCGTAACAACCGTTTGAAACGTCTTCTTGACCTTGCTGCACCTGATATCATCGTGCGCAACGAAAAACGTATGTTGCAAGAAGCTGTTGATGCACTTCTTGATAACGGTCGTCGTGGTCGTGCTATTACTGGTTCTAACAAACGTCCTCTTAAATCTTTGGCTGATATGATCAAAGGTAAACAAGGTCGTTTCCGTCAGAACTTGCTAGGTAAGCGTGTTGATTACTCTGGTCGTTCAGTTATTACTGTTGGTCCTACTCTTCGTCTACATCAGTGTGGACTTCCAAAGAAAATGGCATTGGAATTGTTCAAGCCGTTCATCTACGGAAAATTAGAAGGACGTGGTCTAGCGACTACTATCAAAGCGGCTAAGAAATTAGTTGAGCGCGAAGCACCGGAAGTTTGGGACGTACTAGATGACGTTATCCGCGAACATCCAGTTCTGCTTAACCGTGCACCTACTCTTCACCGTTTGGGTATACAAGCGTTTGAACCAATTTTGATCGAAGGTAAAGCGATACAATTGCACCCACTAGTGTGTGCGGCGTATAACGCTGACTTCGATGGTGACCAAATGGCGGTACACGTACCGTTGACAATCGAAGCGCAGCTAGAAGCTCGTGCATTGATGATGTCTACTAACAACATTTTGTCACCTGCTAACGGTGAGCCAATCATCGTACCTTCACAGGACGTTGTATTAGGTTTGTACTACCTTACTCGTGACCGTGTAAACGGTTTGGGTGAAGGCATGGTATTTACCAGCCCACATGAAGCTGAAAAAGCTTACCGTACAGGTAATGCTGAACTTCATGCTCGCGTTAAAGTTCGTATCACTGAATATGACGTAGATGCTGATGGTAACAAACAGGAAAAAGTAACATTAACTGATACTACAGTTGGTCGTGCTATTTTCTCTTTGATTTTGCCTAAAGGTTTGCCGTTTGAAATTATCAACCAAGCTATGGGTAAAAAGCAGATTTCACGTTTGTTGAACGCTTGTTACCGTGTACTAGGTTTGAAAGATACGGTTATCGCAGCTGACCAAATCATGTATACCGGTTTCCACTATGCGATGATCGCTGGTGCGTCAGTTGGTATTGATGACATGGTTATTCCAGATGCGAAGAAAGACATCATTGAAGCTGCTGAAGAAGAAGTATTCGAAATTCAGGAACAGTTCCAATCAGGTCTTGTTACCGCTGGTGAACGTTATAACAAAGTTATTGATATTTGGTCTCGTGCAAACGAAGACGTTGCTAAAGCAATGATGTCAAACTTGTCTAAAGAATCAGTTAAAAACCGTGACGGTGAAATGGAAGAGCAAGACTCTTTCAACTCAGTGTTCATGATGGCTGACTCTGGTGCTCGTGGTAGTGCTGCTCAGATTCGTCAGTTGGCGGGTATGCGTGGTCTGATGGCGAAACCAGATGGTTCAATCATTGAAACGCCTATCACAGCGAACTTCCGTGAAGGTCTAAATGTACTTCAGTACTTTATCTCTACTCACGGTGCTCGTAAAGGTTTGGCCGATACGGCATTGAAGACAGCTAACTCGGGTTACCTAACTCGTCGTTTGGTTGACGTTGCACAAGATTTGGTCATTAACACTGAAGACTGTGGCACTTTCGAAGGGGTTAAAATGACTCCTCTTATCGAAGGTGGTGACGTTGTAGAACCATTGCGTGAACGCGTATTGGGTCGTGTCGTAGCTGAAGACGTAATTAAGCCAGGTACTAACGAAATCTTAGTAGAACGTAATACGCTACTAGATGAAGGTTTGGTTGACATGTTAGAAGTTAACTCAGTAGACCAAATCTTGGTTCGCTCGGTTATCACTTGTGACAACGACTTCGGTGTTTGTGCAAGATGTTACGGACGTGACTTGGCTCGTGGACACATGGTTGGATTCGGTGAATCTGTTGGTGTTATCGCCGCACAGTCAATCGGTGAACCTGGTACACAGTTAACCATGCGTACGTTCCACATCGGTGGTGCGGCATCAAGAGCATCTGCTGAGAACAGTGTACAAGTTAAAACAACTGGTACATTGAAATTACACAATGCTAAGTATGTGCGTAATGCTGACGACAAAGTCGTTATCGTTTCACGTTCTACTGAATTGACCGTTATCGACGACCAAGGTCGTGAAAAAGAACGTTATAAAGTGCCTTACGGTGCAATCCTTTCTGTTGATGATAACGCAGCTATTAGTGCTGGCGATGTTATCGCGAACTGGGATCCGCATTCGCATCCAATTATTACAGAACGTAAGGCTAAAATTAGCTTTGCTGATGTTGATGATTCGAATACCGAAATGCAGCAAGATGAGTTAACCGGTCTAACCCGTATCGTAGTTAAAGATTTAACTAAAGCGAACGCTAAAGAACCTAAACTTATTCTAGAAAGTGATGAAGTTGGATTGCAGGAAATTCGTCTGCCTAGCTTTACTACAATCGAAGCCTCTGACGGTATGATGGCTCGTGAAGGTGACGTGCTAGCACGTATACCTCAAGAAAGTTCGAAAACTCGTGACATCACCGGTGGTCTACCGCGTGTTGCTGACTTGTTCGAAGCACGTAAGCCTAAAGAGCCTGCAATTCTTGCTGAAGTTTCCGGTACTATCGGCTTTGGTAAAGAAACAAAAGGTAAAAAGCGCTTAGTTATTACGCCTAAAGAAGGTGATCATTACGAAGAGATGATTCCTAAATGGCGTCAACTTAACGTGTTTGAAGGTGAATCTGTAGAAAAAGGTGAAGTAATCGCCGATGGTCCAGAGTCACCTCATGACATCTTGCGCCTTCGTGGTATCAGTGCAGTTGCTAACTACATTGTTAACGAAGTACAAGAAGTTTACCGCTTACAAGGGGTTAAAATTAACGATAAGCACATCGAAGTGGTCATCCGCCAGATGTTGCGTAAGTGTTTGATTACTCACCCAGGTGATACTCAATTCCTTGAAGGCGAGCAAGTTGAAGTTGCGAACGTTAGAGTTGCTAACCGTGAAATTGAAAAGCAGGGTAAAATTCCTGCTCAGTATGAAACACAGTTGCTTGGTATTACCAAAGCGTCACTGTCTACTGAATCATTCATTTCAGCGGCCTCGTTCCAAGAAACAACCCGTGTTCTTACCGAAGCAGCAGTGCAAGGTAAAGAAGATGAGTTACGAGGTTTGAAAGAAAACGTTATTGTTGGTCGTTTGATTCCAGCAGGAACCGGTTTCTCTTACCACCAAAACCGAGCGAAAATGAAACAAGCTGCTAAGATGGTTGAAGAAACATCAGTATCTGCCTCTGAAGCTGAACTTGCCCTAACTGAAGCGTTAAACGCTGAAGCTGGTGACAGTTCTAACAACGAGTAA
- the rpsL gene encoding 30S ribosomal protein S12, whose amino-acid sequence MATVNQLVRSPRKKPVEKSNVAALQACPQKRGVCTRVYTTTPKKPNSALRKVCRVRLTNGFEVSSYIGGEGHNLQEHSVVLIRGGRVKDLPGVRYHTVRGTLDCAGVNDRKQARSKYGAKRPKS is encoded by the coding sequence ATGGCAACAGTTAACCAGTTAGTGCGCTCTCCTCGTAAGAAGCCCGTTGAAAAAAGCAACGTCGCTGCCTTACAGGCTTGCCCACAAAAACGTGGAGTATGTACACGCGTATATACCACCACGCCAAAGAAGCCGAACTCAGCTTTACGTAAAGTATGCCGTGTTCGTTTAACCAACGGTTTTGAAGTTTCTTCATATATCGGTGGTGAAGGTCACAACCTACAAGAGCATAGTGTTGTTCTTATTCGTGGTGGTCGTGTTAAAGATTTACCAGGTGTTCGTTACCACACTGTTCGCGGTACTTTAGACTGCGCAGGCGTTAACGACCGTAAACAAGCCCGTTCTAAATACGGCGCAAAAAGGCCTAAGTCTTAA
- the rpsG gene encoding 30S ribosomal protein S7: MPRRRVVGQRKILPDPKFGSQLLAKFMNVVMLDGKKSTAEKIVYGALDIVAEKTSKAHLDVFEEALDNIRPTVEVKSRRVGGSTYQVPVEVRPVRRNALGMRWMVDAARKRGEKSMAQRLAAEMLDASENRGSAVKKREDVHRMAEANKAFAHYRW; encoded by the coding sequence ATGCCAAGAAGACGAGTCGTAGGTCAACGAAAAATCCTACCAGATCCTAAGTTCGGATCACAATTACTTGCCAAATTCATGAACGTTGTCATGTTGGACGGTAAAAAATCTACTGCTGAAAAAATTGTTTACGGTGCATTAGACATCGTTGCTGAAAAAACCAGTAAAGCTCACCTAGATGTATTCGAAGAAGCATTGGATAACATCCGCCCTACAGTCGAGGTTAAGTCTCGTCGTGTTGGTGGTTCTACGTACCAAGTACCTGTAGAAGTTCGTCCTGTTCGTCGTAATGCATTAGGTATGCGTTGGATGGTTGATGCCGCACGTAAGCGTGGTGAAAAATCTATGGCTCAGCGCCTAGCAGCTGAAATGTTAGATGCGTCTGAGAACAGAGGCTCTGCGGTTAAGAAGCGTGAAGACGTTCACCGTATGGCTGAAGCGAACAAGGCGTTCGCACACTACCGTTGGTAG
- the fusA gene encoding elongation factor G translates to MARKHPIERYRNIGIVAHVDAGKTTTTERVLFYTGLSHKIGEVHDGAATMDWMEQEQERGITITSAATTCFWSGMQQQYDQHRINIIDTPGHVDFTIEVERSLRVLDGAVVVFCGSSGVEPQSETVWRQADKYRVPRMVFVNKMDRTGADFDRVVKQIHNRLGATCVPIQLNIGAEENFKGVIDLIKMKAINWNEADQGMTFLYEDVPADLLDRANELRTEMVEAAAEASDELMNKYLEGEELSEEEIKTGLRIRTLKNEIVVATCGSAFKNKGVQAVLDSVIEFLPAPVDVPAITGVLSDKNETEAERHADDSEPFAALAFKIATDPFVGTLTFFRCYSGVVNTGDAVYNAVKGKRERFGRIVQMHAKDREELKEVRAGDIAAAIGMKDVTTGDTLCDPNHIITLERMEFPEPVISIAVEPRSQADQDKMGVALGKLAAEDPSFRVKTDEESGQTIISGMGELHLDIIVDRMKREFNVECNVGKPQVAYRETIRKSVEVEGKFVRQSGGRGQYGHVWLKIEPNEEGAGYEFVNEIVGGIVPKEYIPSVDKGIQEQMQNGVLAGYPVLDVKVTLFDGSFHDVDSSEMAFKIAGSMGFREGVEIANPVLLEPTMKVEVTTPEDWMGDVVGDLNRRRGVIDGMDEGVAGIKIVRAKVPLSEMFGYATALRSATQGRASYSMEFFNYAEAPNNVTKAIVEARN, encoded by the coding sequence ATGGCTCGTAAACATCCAATTGAACGCTATCGCAATATCGGAATCGTTGCCCACGTTGACGCGGGTAAAACGACCACGACTGAGCGCGTTTTATTTTATACCGGCTTGTCTCACAAGATTGGTGAAGTCCATGATGGCGCTGCTACCATGGATTGGATGGAGCAAGAGCAGGAGCGGGGGATTACTATTACCTCCGCAGCCACTACTTGTTTCTGGTCTGGCATGCAGCAACAGTATGACCAGCACAGAATCAACATCATTGACACCCCAGGGCACGTAGACTTCACTATTGAAGTTGAACGTTCTTTACGAGTGTTAGATGGTGCGGTAGTTGTGTTCTGTGGCTCATCGGGCGTTGAACCCCAATCTGAGACTGTATGGCGCCAAGCTGATAAATACCGTGTTCCGCGCATGGTATTTGTCAACAAAATGGACCGTACGGGTGCTGACTTCGATCGTGTAGTTAAGCAAATTCACAATCGTTTAGGTGCTACTTGTGTACCTATTCAATTGAACATTGGTGCTGAAGAGAACTTCAAAGGCGTCATTGACTTGATCAAGATGAAAGCCATTAATTGGAATGAAGCTGATCAAGGTATGACCTTTTTATATGAAGATGTACCTGCAGATTTACTGGACAGGGCGAATGAACTTCGCACCGAGATGGTTGAAGCTGCCGCGGAAGCCTCTGATGAATTGATGAATAAGTATTTGGAAGGTGAAGAGCTTTCCGAGGAAGAAATTAAAACTGGACTACGTATTCGTACACTCAAAAATGAAATTGTAGTGGCGACATGCGGTTCAGCATTTAAAAATAAAGGTGTACAGGCTGTTCTTGATTCCGTTATCGAGTTCTTGCCAGCACCGGTTGATGTACCTGCAATCACTGGCGTACTAAGTGATAAGAATGAAACAGAAGCTGAACGTCATGCTGACGATAGCGAACCGTTTGCTGCCTTAGCGTTTAAAATTGCCACTGACCCATTTGTAGGGACTTTAACCTTCTTCCGTTGTTATTCCGGCGTGGTAAATACAGGTGATGCTGTTTATAACGCTGTAAAAGGTAAACGTGAACGCTTTGGTCGAATCGTGCAAATGCATGCTAAAGACCGTGAAGAGTTAAAAGAAGTGCGCGCTGGTGATATCGCGGCAGCAATTGGAATGAAAGATGTGACAACTGGAGACACCTTGTGTGATCCAAACCACATCATTACCCTCGAACGTATGGAATTCCCTGAACCGGTTATTTCTATTGCGGTAGAGCCTCGTTCTCAAGCTGACCAAGATAAAATGGGCGTTGCTTTGGGTAAACTTGCTGCAGAAGATCCTTCTTTCCGCGTAAAAACCGACGAAGAGTCCGGACAAACAATTATCTCAGGAATGGGTGAGTTGCATTTGGATATCATTGTTGACCGCATGAAGCGTGAATTTAATGTCGAATGTAATGTGGGTAAACCCCAAGTTGCATATCGAGAGACGATTCGTAAAAGTGTCGAAGTGGAAGGAAAGTTTGTTCGTCAATCAGGTGGACGTGGTCAATATGGACATGTTTGGCTGAAAATTGAACCAAACGAAGAAGGTGCAGGCTACGAATTTGTGAATGAAATTGTGGGCGGAATCGTTCCCAAAGAATACATTCCTTCAGTAGATAAAGGTATCCAAGAACAGATGCAAAATGGTGTCCTAGCTGGTTACCCAGTGTTGGATGTCAAAGTCACTTTGTTTGATGGTTCATTCCATGATGTTGACTCTTCTGAAATGGCGTTTAAGATAGCCGGTTCAATGGGCTTTAGGGAAGGTGTAGAGATTGCCAATCCTGTACTGCTTGAGCCGACTATGAAAGTTGAAGTCACCACTCCAGAAGACTGGATGGGTGATGTCGTGGGTGACTTAAATCGTCGTCGCGGCGTAATTGATGGCATGGATGAAGGGGTGGCAGGTATAAAAATTGTACGTGCTAAGGTTCCTCTTTCGGAAATGTTTGGCTATGCTACTGCATTGCGAAGCGCAACGCAGGGGCGAGCTTCATACTCTATGGAATTCTTTAACTATGCTGAAGCACCAAATAATGTGACTAAAGCGATAGTTGAAGCAAGAAATTAA
- the tuf gene encoding elongation factor Tu, giving the protein MAKEKFERTKPHVNVGTIGHVDHGKTTLTAAITTVLAKTYGGAASAFDQIDNAPEERERGITISTSHVEYDTPKRHYAHVDCPGHADYVKNMITGAAQMDGGILVVAATDGPMPQTREHILLGRQVGIPYMIVFMNKCDMVDDEELLELVEMEVRELLTEYEFPGDDLPVIQGSALKALEGDAAWEAKIIELAEALDSYIPEPERAIDKPFILPIEDVFSISGRGTVVTGRVEQGIIKVGEEVEIVGIKDTTKTTCTGVEMFRKLLDEGRAGENVGVLLRGTKRDDVERGQVLAKPGSITPHTQFEAEVYVLSKDEGGRHTPFFKGYRPQFYFRTTDITGAVELPEGVEMVMPGDNLKFKVELINPIAMDEGLRFAIREGGRTVGAGVVAKIIA; this is encoded by the coding sequence ATGGCTAAAGAAAAGTTTGAACGCACGAAACCCCATGTAAACGTCGGTACAATTGGCCACGTTGACCATGGTAAAACTACGCTTACAGCGGCAATCACTACAGTTCTTGCAAAGACCTACGGTGGTGCAGCATCAGCATTTGATCAAATCGATAACGCTCCAGAAGAGCGTGAGCGTGGTATCACAATCTCAACTTCACATGTTGAGTATGACACGCCTAAGCGTCACTATGCACACGTAGATTGCCCAGGACACGCGGATTATGTTAAGAACATGATCACTGGTGCTGCGCAAATGGACGGCGGAATCTTGGTTGTTGCGGCAACTGACGGTCCTATGCCTCAAACACGTGAGCACATCTTGTTGGGTCGCCAAGTTGGTATCCCTTACATGATCGTATTCATGAACAAATGTGACATGGTTGACGACGAAGAGTTGTTGGAACTAGTAGAAATGGAAGTACGTGAACTTCTAACAGAATACGAATTCCCAGGTGACGACTTACCAGTAATTCAAGGTTCAGCGCTTAAAGCGTTGGAAGGTGATGCAGCATGGGAAGCAAAAATCATAGAGCTTGCAGAAGCACTAGATAGCTATATCCCAGAGCCAGAGCGTGCAATTGATAAGCCGTTCATTTTGCCAATTGAAGATGTATTCTCAATCTCAGGTCGTGGAACAGTAGTAACCGGTCGTGTAGAGCAAGGTATCATCAAAGTAGGTGAAGAAGTTGAGATTGTTGGTATCAAAGATACAACGAAAACAACTTGTACTGGTGTAGAGATGTTCCGTAAGTTGCTTGACGAAGGTCGTGCAGGTGAAAACGTTGGTGTACTACTACGTGGTACTAAACGTGATGACGTAGAGCGTGGTCAAGTATTGGCTAAGCCTGGTTCAATCACTCCACACACCCAGTTTGAAGCTGAAGTGTATGTATTGTCTAAAGATGAAGGTGGTCGTCATACTCCATTCTTCAAAGGCTATCGTCCACAGTTTTACTTCCGTACAACGGACATCACTGGTGCAGTAGAATTACCAGAAGGTGTAGAAATGGTAATGCCTGGCGACAACTTGAAATTCAAAGTTGAGCTAATCAACCCAATCGCGATGGACGAAGGTTTACGCTTCGCAATCCGTGAAGGTGGCCGTACTGTTGGTGCTGGTGTTGTAGCAAAAATCATCGCTTAA
- the rluF gene encoding 23S rRNA pseudouridine(2604) synthase RluF — MTIAQGKRLNKYISETGLCSRREADKLIEQNRVTINNKIPELGTKVFDGDEVRVDRKLIGATPNNKSDRIYIAYNKPVGITCTTEKHVKGNIIDAIGHKQRIFPIGRLDKPSEGLILLTSDGDIVNKILRAENAHDKEYEVTVTQPISERFLTRMASGVPILGTVTKPCKVSPLGKYKFKIILTQGLNRQIRRMCEFLGYEVSKLKRTRIMHIDLSRLYPGQWRNLTAAEMQVLNESLKGSQKTANTTPQ; from the coding sequence ATGACAATTGCGCAAGGCAAACGCCTCAATAAATACATCAGTGAAACAGGCTTATGTTCACGCCGTGAAGCTGACAAACTCATAGAACAAAATCGGGTCACCATAAATAACAAGATTCCAGAATTGGGCACTAAAGTCTTTGATGGAGATGAAGTCAGGGTTGACCGAAAGTTAATTGGTGCCACGCCGAATAATAAATCCGACCGTATTTATATCGCCTACAATAAACCAGTTGGTATCACCTGCACCACAGAGAAACATGTTAAGGGAAATATCATTGATGCGATTGGACACAAACAACGCATTTTTCCGATCGGTCGTTTAGATAAACCATCCGAAGGGTTGATTTTACTCACCAGCGACGGCGACATAGTAAATAAGATATTACGTGCTGAGAACGCCCATGACAAAGAATATGAAGTAACCGTCACACAACCTATCAGTGAACGATTTTTAACGCGTATGGCTTCTGGCGTGCCCATATTGGGCACTGTTACTAAACCCTGTAAGGTTAGTCCTTTAGGAAAATACAAATTTAAAATTATTTTGACGCAAGGCTTAAACAGACAAATTCGTCGTATGTGTGAATTTTTAGGTTATGAAGTGAGTAAATTAAAGCGCACTCGTATTATGCATATTGATCTGTCTCGACTCTATCCTGGTCAATGGCGAAATTTAACCGCTGCAGAAATGCAGGTTTTAAATGAGTCTCTTAAAGGATCACAAAAAACCGCCAATACTACCCCACAATAG